Proteins from one Bradyrhizobium sp. CB82 genomic window:
- a CDS encoding phenylacetate--CoA ligase family protein: protein MLLSARWFIRTSQPTMSEGILSVLLDTRGARRKGLAAIAQRQRDRLSEMVAFARANSSFYHRLYERLPQRVQDPAMLPIVGKQTLMLHFDDWVTDREVTIETVRAFVNSPDLVGERFLRKYSVATTSGTTGTPGIFLLDQRNWAVTLAISLRMMMGWLNVADILGILASGGRMALVQATGGHFVGATGIAAIRKRRLARSIRAFPVQMPLPDMIAELNQFRPVLLAGYASMMVLLAEEQEAGRLQIHPLLVLPTSEGLSEDGYDRIARAFHAKVRTAYVATECLFMAIGCEHGWHHVNSDWVVLEPVDADYRPVRPGEESHSVLVSNLANRIQPILRYELGDRILLRSSPCLCGNPLPAIRVRGRSADVLTFSTERGKRVSIPPLAFEVDHIPGVGLSQVVRITPTSLLVRLRPAAGADPERVWQAVHGELARLLAGHGLGHVSIERAAEPPQPSFGGKYRTVIPLT, encoded by the coding sequence ATGCTGTTGTCGGCCCGCTGGTTCATTCGGACATCACAGCCTACGATGAGCGAAGGCATTTTGTCAGTGCTACTCGATACACGCGGGGCCAGAAGGAAAGGTCTGGCCGCAATCGCGCAGCGGCAGCGCGACCGTCTTAGCGAGATGGTGGCTTTCGCCCGCGCCAACTCGTCCTTCTATCACAGGCTCTACGAGCGCCTTCCGCAGCGGGTCCAAGATCCGGCAATGCTGCCAATCGTCGGCAAGCAGACGCTAATGTTGCATTTCGACGACTGGGTCACAGACCGTGAAGTGACCATCGAGACGGTGCGAGCGTTCGTCAATAGTCCGGACCTGGTCGGGGAACGCTTTCTCAGAAAGTACTCTGTGGCCACCACATCGGGAACCACGGGTACCCCCGGCATATTTCTGTTGGATCAACGCAATTGGGCCGTGACCCTCGCCATCTCTCTCCGGATGATGATGGGGTGGCTGAACGTTGCCGACATCCTCGGCATCCTCGCCAGTGGCGGGCGCATGGCCTTGGTGCAGGCGACTGGCGGTCACTTTGTCGGCGCGACCGGCATTGCCGCGATCCGCAAGAGACGCTTGGCGCGGTCAATTCGGGCGTTTCCCGTACAGATGCCCTTGCCGGATATGATTGCCGAACTTAACCAATTCCGCCCGGTTCTCCTCGCTGGCTACGCAAGCATGATGGTCCTCCTTGCCGAGGAACAGGAAGCCGGCCGCCTGCAGATTCACCCCCTGCTGGTCCTCCCCACTTCCGAAGGACTTTCTGAAGACGGATACGACCGGATCGCGCGAGCATTCCATGCCAAGGTCCGAACCGCTTACGTGGCCACAGAGTGTCTTTTCATGGCGATCGGCTGCGAGCACGGCTGGCATCACGTCAACAGTGACTGGGTTGTGCTCGAGCCAGTTGATGCCGACTACCGCCCGGTTCGGCCGGGTGAAGAATCACATTCGGTCCTTGTCAGCAACCTCGCCAATCGGATACAGCCGATTCTCCGTTATGAGCTGGGCGACCGCATCTTACTGCGCTCCAGTCCCTGTCTCTGCGGCAACCCGCTGCCGGCGATCCGCGTGCGGGGCCGCAGCGCCGACGTGCTCACTTTCTCAACGGAGCGCGGCAAGCGAGTTTCTATTCCGCCGCTGGCATTCGAGGTGGATCACATTCCGGGCGTAGGGTTGTCGCAAGTGGTGCGAATTACTCCGACGAGTCTGCTCGTGCGATTGCGTCCCGCAGCAGGCGCCGATCCTGAGCGCGTATGGCAAGCCGTGCATGGTGAGCTGGCCCGTTTGCTCGCCGGGCATGGGCTCGGCCATGTCTCAATCGAGCGCGCCGCGGAACCCCCGCAGCCGTCTTTTGGCGGCAAGTACCGCACGGTTATCCCGCTGACCTGA
- a CDS encoding ThuA domain-containing protein, translating into MRRREFIALLGSAAAIPPLGARAERPRERILYFTYSAGYRHDVIPLSRAILTQLGSNSGVFEVTATEDTSEFSTENLQRYAAVMFYTSGELPMSGDQKAALLNFVRSGRGFLGVHSATDTFYTWPDYLDLVGGYFNGHPWHQGVTIEVVGPGDPLVAFLGNSLQVDDEIYQISDFDYRGSRVLLRLDQSSVDLSKTGVHHRFYGWPLAWKRSYGEGRVFYTALGHEASVWQDARYQQILTNAILWSTRRSL; encoded by the coding sequence GTGAGGCGACGCGAGTTCATCGCGCTCCTCGGCAGCGCGGCGGCAATCCCACCACTCGGCGCGCGCGCGGAGCGCCCGCGAGAGCGCATCCTCTACTTCACTTACTCGGCCGGCTACCGGCATGACGTCATACCGCTTTCCAGGGCAATCCTGACGCAGCTTGGAAGCAATTCCGGTGTCTTTGAGGTCACTGCAACCGAAGACACGTCTGAATTCTCGACCGAAAACCTCCAGCGCTACGCCGCGGTGATGTTCTACACATCCGGAGAACTTCCGATGAGCGGCGATCAGAAGGCAGCTCTTCTCAACTTTGTGCGATCGGGCCGTGGGTTCCTCGGCGTTCATTCGGCCACGGACACATTCTACACTTGGCCGGACTATCTTGATCTGGTCGGCGGCTACTTCAATGGTCATCCCTGGCATCAGGGCGTGACGATCGAGGTGGTTGGTCCTGGCGATCCACTGGTGGCGTTTCTCGGGAATTCGTTGCAAGTCGACGACGAAATCTATCAAATCAGCGACTTCGACTATCGTGGATCACGCGTGCTCCTGCGCCTCGACCAAAGCTCGGTCGACCTTAGCAAGACCGGTGTGCATCATCGATTCTATGGTTGGCCTCTCGCCTGGAAAAGATCTTACGGCGAGGGGCGAGTATTCTATACGGCGCTAGGCCACGAGGCATCAGTCTGGCAGGACGCCCGCTACCAGCAAATCCTCACGAATGCTATCCTCTGGTCTACGCGAAGGTCGCTCTAG
- a CDS encoding IS110 family transposase, giving the protein MERYVGLDVSLKLTAICIVDRTGKIEHEGVVRSDPEAIAAFIKSNAPHVARIGLETGATSTWLWTELNKLGLPVICIDARHAKAVLKMQINKSDRNDAVGIARIMQCGWYKEVCVKGLDSHAVKALLVSRALLVKIKRDLENQIRGLLKNLGLVIGPAKMNVFALRAAELTKERPELALAVTPLLSARAAIEQQIADLDRKVMKLARSNAQVRQFMTTPGIGPVTALCFLATIDDPTRFKRSRSVGAYVGLTTRRYASGEIDWTGRISKCGDKMLRGYLYEAANVLLTRVAKWSALKAWGIRLAKRTGLRKAKVAVARKLAVILHRMWIDGTEFRWSSKETAVQTA; this is encoded by the coding sequence ATGGAGCGCTATGTCGGACTTGACGTTTCTTTGAAGCTAACAGCGATCTGCATCGTTGATCGGACGGGAAAGATTGAGCACGAAGGCGTTGTTCGTTCCGACCCCGAAGCGATCGCAGCATTCATCAAGTCAAACGCGCCGCATGTCGCGCGGATTGGACTCGAAACAGGGGCAACGTCGACATGGCTGTGGACCGAGTTGAATAAGCTGGGGCTGCCCGTCATCTGCATCGACGCCAGGCACGCCAAGGCGGTGTTGAAAATGCAGATCAACAAGAGTGACCGCAACGATGCCGTAGGCATCGCCCGCATCATGCAATGTGGATGGTATAAGGAGGTGTGCGTCAAAGGCCTCGACAGTCATGCGGTAAAGGCTCTCCTCGTCAGCCGGGCTCTGCTCGTCAAGATCAAGCGGGATCTCGAGAACCAAATCCGCGGGCTCTTAAAGAACCTCGGGCTGGTTATTGGTCCGGCAAAGATGAACGTATTCGCATTGCGTGCTGCGGAGCTCACCAAAGAGCGGCCGGAACTCGCCCTTGCGGTAACGCCGCTACTCAGCGCCCGAGCAGCCATCGAGCAGCAGATTGCTGATCTCGACCGTAAGGTCATGAAGCTCGCACGCAGCAATGCCCAAGTGCGACAGTTCATGACGACACCTGGCATCGGCCCTGTTACGGCTCTTTGCTTTCTTGCAACGATCGACGACCCTACGCGCTTCAAAAGGTCAAGAAGCGTCGGAGCCTATGTCGGACTAACGACCCGACGCTACGCATCCGGCGAGATCGACTGGACGGGTCGAATCTCGAAGTGCGGCGACAAAATGTTGCGCGGCTATCTCTATGAGGCAGCCAATGTGCTGCTCACACGCGTAGCAAAATGGTCAGCGCTCAAAGCCTGGGGCATTCGGCTTGCAAAGCGAACTGGGCTACGCAAGGCCAAAGTTGCGGTCGCGCGAAAGCTCGCGGTCATTCTGCATCGGATGTGGATCGATGGTACCGAATTTAGATGGTCGTCAAAGGAGACCGCCGTGCAAACAGCATAG
- a CDS encoding PQQ-binding-like beta-propeller repeat protein, producing MAARPALMAGLFALALSPLSALAQDSSVLTYHGDNSRSGQYVVPTLSWEKARSVQLDGAFNAHVAGSMYAQPLYWRPPGANTGMLFVATEDDVVQAFDETTGKELWRRVVGRPVRRSSLPCGNIDPLGITGTPVIDPTTQAIYFDAAVERGNGPRHEVFALSTKDGSVLPGWPIDVADLLQKAGRHFDPSVHNQRAALTLLDGTAYVAFSGHFGDCGNYHGWVVGISLHEPGKHVSFETRGRGGGIWAPGGLSVSEHDIYFATGNTLGVPTWSDGEAVFHVGPDLRRSDDKRSYFAPSDWKTLDASDADLGGSNPLPLSISGAGGGRALILALGKDGKAYLLDRNSLGGVGGQLAVETVSQSSIVTSPAAYRVGNDVFVAFQASGAHCPQPGRGHDLTVLKIAAGSPPAMATAWCGALRGRGSPVATTTDGHSNLIVWIVGAEGDNRLHAFRGDIGEPIFVSEPLSGLRRFQTLIATQDRLYVGADGRIYAFKF from the coding sequence ATGGCGGCACGCCCTGCCCTGATGGCCGGACTATTTGCACTTGCGCTGTCGCCGCTGTCCGCCCTTGCTCAAGACAGCTCGGTTCTGACCTATCACGGTGACAACAGCCGAAGCGGCCAGTACGTCGTTCCGACGTTGTCCTGGGAGAAAGCCAGATCGGTTCAACTGGACGGCGCGTTCAACGCCCACGTCGCGGGCTCGATGTACGCCCAGCCACTTTACTGGCGTCCTCCTGGCGCGAACACCGGGATGCTATTCGTGGCCACCGAGGACGACGTCGTCCAGGCCTTCGACGAGACGACCGGCAAGGAATTGTGGAGGCGCGTGGTCGGGCGTCCAGTTCGCCGTTCGTCGCTGCCGTGCGGGAATATCGATCCGCTTGGTATCACCGGGACGCCCGTCATCGACCCTACAACCCAAGCCATCTATTTCGATGCTGCCGTGGAGCGTGGAAACGGCCCGCGCCACGAAGTGTTCGCGCTTTCGACAAAGGATGGCAGCGTTCTCCCCGGCTGGCCGATCGACGTGGCCGACCTTCTGCAAAAGGCAGGACGACATTTCGATCCGAGTGTCCACAACCAGCGTGCGGCACTCACGCTGCTCGACGGCACTGCTTATGTCGCCTTCAGCGGCCATTTTGGTGATTGCGGAAACTATCACGGCTGGGTGGTCGGAATCTCCCTTCACGAGCCCGGCAAGCATGTCAGCTTCGAAACGCGTGGGCGAGGGGGCGGGATCTGGGCGCCGGGCGGTCTGAGCGTCTCCGAGCATGACATCTACTTTGCGACCGGGAACACGCTCGGCGTGCCGACCTGGAGCGACGGTGAAGCCGTGTTTCACGTTGGACCCGACCTGCGCCGCAGTGACGACAAGAGGAGCTATTTTGCGCCATCGGATTGGAAAACACTCGATGCCAGCGATGCGGATCTTGGGGGCAGCAATCCGCTTCCTCTCAGCATATCCGGAGCGGGCGGCGGCCGCGCTCTGATCCTGGCGCTGGGGAAGGATGGCAAGGCTTATCTTCTCGATCGAAATAGTCTCGGCGGCGTTGGCGGCCAGCTGGCGGTCGAAACAGTATCCCAGTCGTCGATCGTCACGTCGCCGGCCGCCTATCGCGTCGGCAATGATGTCTTTGTTGCCTTCCAGGCCTCAGGAGCGCATTGCCCGCAGCCTGGCCGAGGTCACGATTTGACGGTCTTGAAGATCGCAGCAGGCTCCCCGCCGGCGATGGCCACCGCCTGGTGCGGTGCGCTCCGCGGCCGCGGCTCCCCCGTTGCGACCACCACGGACGGCCATTCCAACCTGATTGTGTGGATTGTTGGCGCCGAAGGCGACAATCGGCTGCACGCGTTCCGCGGCGATATCGGCGAACCGATTTTTGTCAGCGAGCCCTTGAGCGGTCTCCGACGCTTCCAGACGCTGATCGCGACGCAGGATCGCCTCTATGTGGGCGCCGACGGGCGCATTTACGCCTTCAAGTTCTGA
- a CDS encoding antibiotic biosynthesis monooxygenase family protein: MERSIDNAEGRLPCRRSRSTSSQSRQITIIEAEPEKQAEALSLMRERARFMQRQPGFISISLHRNLDGRRIVNYIQWETRDLLAAHQSPEFRKAWSQFERVTDDIDPHLYEVAEILASGQ, from the coding sequence TTGGAGAGATCGATCGATAATGCCGAAGGGAGATTGCCATGCCGCAGATCCAGATCGACCAGCAGCCAATCACGCCAAATTACCATCATCGAGGCCGAACCAGAGAAGCAGGCCGAAGCACTGTCGCTCATGAGGGAGCGAGCTCGCTTCATGCAGCGTCAGCCGGGGTTCATTTCCATCAGCCTGCATCGCAACCTCGATGGGCGCCGTATCGTGAATTACATTCAATGGGAAACCCGTGACCTTCTGGCTGCGCACCAGTCACCTGAATTTCGCAAGGCCTGGAGCCAGTTCGAAAGGGTCACTGACGATATCGATCCTCATCTGTACGAAGTCGCCGAAATCCTCGCTAGTGGGCAGTGA
- a CDS encoding NADH-quinone oxidoreductase subunit D, protein MAEEEGLRNFTINFGPQHPAAHGVLRLVLELDGEVVRRVDPHIGLLHRGTEKLIENKTYLQSIGYFDRLDYVAPMNQEHAFCLAAERLLGLEVPRRGQLIRVLFCEIGRLLSHLLNITTQAMDVGALTPPLWGFEEREKLMVFYERASGARMHANYFRVGGVHQDLPPKLIDDIEAFCDPFLRVVDDLDRLLTENRIFKQRNVDVGSVTLKQAWEWGFSGVMVRGSGAAWDLRKAQPYECYEEMDFDIPIGKNGDCYDRYLIRMEEMRQSVRIMRQCIAKLRAPDGQGPVAVQDNKIFPPRRGEMKRSMEALIHHFKLYTEGFHVPAGEVYAAVEAPKGEFGVYLVSDGTNQPYKCKIRAPSFAHLQAMDLLCRGHLLADVSAIIGSLDIVFGEIDR, encoded by the coding sequence ATGGCGGAAGAAGAAGGCCTGCGCAATTTCACCATCAATTTTGGACCCCAACATCCCGCGGCCCACGGCGTGCTTCGCCTGGTGCTGGAACTTGATGGCGAAGTGGTCCGTCGCGTCGATCCTCACATCGGCCTGCTCCATCGTGGAACCGAAAAGCTGATCGAAAACAAGACCTATCTGCAATCGATCGGCTATTTCGACCGGCTCGACTATGTCGCGCCGATGAACCAAGAGCATGCGTTCTGCCTCGCAGCGGAGAGGCTGCTTGGCCTCGAGGTGCCGCGCCGTGGCCAATTGATTCGCGTGCTGTTCTGTGAAATCGGGCGCTTGCTTTCGCATCTTCTCAACATCACAACCCAGGCGATGGACGTCGGGGCGCTCACTCCACCGCTGTGGGGATTCGAAGAGCGCGAGAAGCTGATGGTGTTCTACGAACGCGCGTCCGGCGCGCGCATGCACGCAAATTACTTCCGTGTCGGTGGCGTCCATCAAGACCTGCCGCCGAAGTTGATCGACGACATTGAAGCGTTTTGCGATCCGTTCCTGCGCGTGGTGGACGATCTGGACCGCCTGCTGACGGAAAATCGCATTTTCAAGCAGCGGAACGTCGACGTCGGCAGCGTGACGTTGAAGCAGGCTTGGGAGTGGGGCTTTTCCGGCGTCATGGTGCGCGGTTCGGGTGCGGCCTGGGACCTGCGAAAGGCGCAGCCATACGAATGCTATGAAGAGATGGATTTTGACATTCCGATCGGCAAGAACGGTGACTGTTACGACCGTTATCTGATCCGGATGGAAGAAATGCGCCAGTCGGTGCGCATCATGAGACAGTGCATTGCCAAGCTCCGGGCTCCAGACGGGCAGGGTCCGGTCGCGGTGCAGGACAACAAGATTTTTCCCCCGCGTCGCGGCGAGATGAAACGCTCGATGGAAGCCCTGATCCACCATTTCAAGCTCTACACGGAAGGCTTTCACGTGCCTGCCGGCGAGGTCTATGCGGCAGTGGAAGCCCCCAAGGGCGAGTTCGGCGTGTATCTGGTTTCCGATGGGACCAACCAACCCTACAAGTGCAAGATCCGCGCGCCCTCGTTCGCACATCTGCAGGCGATGGATTTGCTCTGCCGTGGCCATTTGTTGGCCGATGTGTCGGCGATCATCGGTTCGCTGGACATCGTCTTTGGAGAGATCGATCGATAA
- a CDS encoding transketolase C-terminal domain-containing protein, with amino-acid sequence MLVVEDHAIDGGLGDAVSTAVGSAAPVNRLGIAQLPRSGTKDELLDRYGISRRSIEEKVLQLAA; translated from the coding sequence ATGCTTGTCGTCGAGGACCACGCAATCGATGGCGGGCTGGGCGATGCCGTGTCGACTGCGGTCGGCTCGGCGGCGCCAGTAAATCGGCTGGGGATCGCGCAGCTGCCGCGCTCCGGCACGAAAGACGAACTGCTCGACCGATATGGTATCTCGCGTCGGTCGATTGAAGAGAAGGTCCTGCAGTTGGCAGCCTGA
- a CDS encoding glycosyltransferase family 2 protein, with amino-acid sequence MIGRIRNPWVVVAAYNEAPVVGSVVSGICRAGYAVVVVDDGSADRTGEVALLAAAVVVRHPVNLGQGAALQTGIDYALEQHADALVTFDTDGQHSPAAIAALLAAIEQPGIDFALGSRFLTGATAKSAGVAPHPAQRRDLVHAGEHRTAGDRHPQWPSCDDGARRRRDLLATEPNGARVRDPAPDRAEPPALCRGAG; translated from the coding sequence ATGATCGGCCGGATTCGCAATCCCTGGGTGGTTGTCGCGGCGTACAATGAAGCGCCGGTGGTCGGCAGTGTCGTGTCCGGCATTTGCCGCGCCGGATACGCGGTCGTCGTGGTCGACGACGGCTCCGCCGACCGCACCGGCGAGGTCGCGTTGCTCGCAGCCGCGGTCGTCGTTCGGCATCCGGTCAACCTCGGGCAGGGCGCCGCGCTGCAGACCGGCATCGACTACGCCCTTGAGCAGCATGCTGATGCGCTCGTCACGTTCGACACCGACGGCCAGCATTCCCCCGCGGCCATCGCGGCGTTGCTCGCGGCGATCGAGCAGCCCGGCATCGATTTCGCGCTTGGCAGCCGCTTTCTCACCGGTGCGACCGCAAAATCTGCCGGTGTCGCGCCGCATCCTGCTCAGCGTCGCGATCTGGTTCACGCGGGCGAGCACCGGACTGCCGGTGACCGACACCCACAATGGCCTTCGTGCGATGACGGCGCGCGGCGCCGGCGCGATCTCCTTGCGACAGAACCGAATGGCGCACGCGTCCGAGATCCTGCACCAGATCGCGCAGAGCCGCCTGCGCTTTGTCGAGGTGCCGGGTAA
- a CDS encoding NAD-dependent epimerase/dehydratase family protein encodes MAILITGGAGYVGSHMVHELADRGEQRATSQMLIVTRFHTCAMVESP; translated from the coding sequence ATGGCGATCCTTATCACCGGAGGTGCCGGATACGTTGGCAGCCACATGGTGCACGAACTTGCTGATCGTGGCGAACAGCGAGCGACCTCGCAAATGCTCATTGTCACGCGCTTTCATACCTGCGCGATGGTGGAGAGCCCCTGA
- a CDS encoding aldo/keto reductase: protein MPADHDTRYDTRPLGRTGIHVLPLGIGTNKWRRADRGAVLETYRTVHDAGPCMIDTAEIYFSERVVGDCLRAGPMRAVIASKFLPFPGRTSPRRLMSALDGSLARLGLKTIDLYYVHYPLPLIDVGGFAEGLVEAVKSGKARAVGVANFSAAQMRRIANHLARAGVPLAANQVNYSLLRRGAETNDVLEVCRELDVALVAYFPLTSGRLTQPSDSRGTKAVLTCLADIARARDASLSQVALNWLLARDSHVIPIPGATKPHHARANLDALGWRLSETEFDAIDRASAKSGT from the coding sequence ATGCCCGCAGACCATGATACGCGCTATGATACGCGCCCCTTGGGTCGAACCGGCATCCATGTGCTGCCCTTGGGCATCGGCACGAACAAGTGGCGGCGTGCCGATCGTGGGGCCGTGTTGGAAACATACAGGACCGTTCATGACGCCGGCCCGTGCATGATCGACACGGCCGAGATCTATTTTTCGGAGCGCGTCGTGGGCGACTGCTTGCGCGCCGGTCCCATGCGCGCGGTGATAGCATCGAAATTCCTTCCCTTTCCGGGCCGAACCTCGCCGCGCCGCCTGATGAGCGCGCTAGACGGTTCGCTTGCGCGCCTTGGCCTCAAAACAATCGATCTCTACTACGTCCATTATCCGCTGCCCTTGATCGACGTGGGAGGGTTCGCCGAAGGCCTCGTCGAAGCAGTGAAGTCCGGCAAGGCACGCGCGGTCGGCGTGGCAAACTTCAGTGCGGCCCAAATGCGCCGCATCGCCAATCACCTCGCAAGGGCAGGCGTTCCGCTCGCCGCCAATCAGGTCAACTACAGCCTGCTCCGACGAGGGGCGGAAACAAACGACGTGCTCGAAGTCTGCCGTGAGCTCGATGTGGCACTGGTCGCGTATTTTCCCCTTACGTCCGGCCGCCTCACGCAGCCGTCGGACAGCAGAGGCACGAAAGCAGTGCTAACGTGTCTCGCCGATATTGCCCGCGCGCGCGACGCCAGCCTCAGCCAGGTCGCCCTGAACTGGTTGCTGGCGCGCGACAGTCACGTAATCCCCATCCCCGGCGCGACCAAACCTCATCACGCCAGGGCCAATCTCGATGCACTCGGTTGGCGCTTGAGTGAGACCGAGTTCGACGCGATCGACCGAGCCTCAGCAAAGAGTGGAACATGA
- a CDS encoding low affinity iron permease family protein: MKNRQKHFAIDVEAVILGVDGTSDFNAVHSRKHDHEVQLFAFDLLAMEGDDLRSLPLHLRKANLEQLLARQIALCNGLEWHSLATLTTWGMTLVIQRAEHRDTQAIHAKLDELLKVHGDASNSLMTVDDKHAEEVERERAKVHSSMT, from the coding sequence TTGAAAAACCGGCAAAAACATTTCGCTATTGACGTCGAGGCCGTCATCCTCGGCGTCGACGGCACCTCCGATTTTAACGCGGTGCACTCTCGCAAGCACGACCACGAAGTCCAGCTTTTCGCCTTCGATCTCCTGGCGATGGAGGGCGATGATCTGCGGTCCCTGCCCCTACACCTACGCAAAGCCAACCTCGAGCAACTACTGGCGCGGCAGATCGCCTTATGCAACGGACTGGAGTGGCATTCGCTAGCCACCCTCACGACCTGGGGAATGACTCTAGTGATCCAGCGCGCCGAGCACCGCGACACGCAGGCCATCCACGCCAAGTTAGACGAGTTGTTGAAGGTCCACGGCGACGCAAGCAACTCGCTCATGACCGTCGACGATAAACATGCTGAAGAAGTCGAGCGGGAACGCGCAAAAGTCCACTCGTCCATGACATGA
- a CDS encoding IS110 family transposase produces MSQQSNCAIAVIGIDIGKNSFHVVGHDQGGAIVLRQKWSRGQVEARLANQPPCLIGMEACVGAHHLSRKLQLLGHNARLMPAKYVRPYSKGQKNDFRDAEAIAEAVQRPTMKFVATKTADQLDLQALHRVRERLVGQRTGIINQIRAFLLERGIAVRRDLHSLRSELPGILATRTDVLLPRMLRIIEDLAGDWRRLDARIEGLSGEIETLARQDKACERLMTVPGPIISSAMVAAIGTGDVFSKGRDFGAWLGLVPKQISTGDCTILGSISRRGNRYLRALFVQAAWVVLVRVKCWERYGLKSWIEAAKKRLHHNVLAIALANKLARIAWAVLNKGRAFECVKTEATASRPT; encoded by the coding sequence ATGTCTCAGCAATCCAACTGCGCAATCGCCGTGATCGGCATCGATATTGGCAAGAACTCATTCCACGTCGTAGGGCACGATCAGGGTGGTGCGATCGTGCTGCGACAGAAATGGTCGCGCGGCCAAGTCGAGGCGCGACTTGCCAACCAGCCACCGTGCCTAATCGGCATGGAGGCCTGCGTCGGCGCCCATCATCTCAGTCGCAAGCTGCAGCTACTCGGCCACAATGCCCGGCTGATGCCGGCGAAATACGTGCGGCCGTATAGCAAAGGACAGAAGAACGACTTCCGCGATGCGGAGGCGATTGCCGAGGCGGTGCAACGCCCGACCATGAAGTTCGTCGCGACCAAGACGGCCGATCAGCTCGACCTGCAGGCGCTGCACCGCGTCCGCGAGCGCTTGGTCGGTCAACGTACCGGCATCATCAATCAGATCCGTGCGTTCCTGCTGGAGCGGGGCATCGCCGTGCGGCGAGACCTGCATTCCCTGCGGTCCGAGTTGCCAGGTATCCTCGCGACGCGCACCGATGTGCTCTTGCCTCGGATGTTGCGCATCATCGAGGATCTGGCGGGCGACTGGCGCCGACTGGATGCGCGTATCGAGGGGCTATCTGGCGAGATCGAAACGCTGGCCCGTCAAGACAAGGCCTGCGAGCGACTGATGACGGTGCCCGGCCCGATCATCTCGAGCGCAATGGTGGCCGCGATCGGCACCGGAGACGTGTTCTCGAAAGGCCGCGACTTCGGCGCCTGGCTTGGACTGGTGCCGAAGCAGATCTCGACCGGCGACTGCACGATCCTCGGCAGCATATCAAGGCGCGGCAATCGCTACCTGCGCGCGCTGTTCGTGCAAGCCGCGTGGGTCGTGCTGGTGAGGGTCAAGTGCTGGGAGCGCTATGGCCTCAAATCTTGGATCGAAGCCGCAAAGAAACGATTGCACCACAACGTGCTGGCGATTGCGCTCGCAAACAAGCTCGCCCGGATCGCCTGGGCGGTTCTCAACAAGGGACGCGCCTTCGAATGCGTCAAGACCGAGGCGACGGCGTCCCGACCTACTTGA